CGCTGCAGCCAGTAGCACCCGGCCGAGGTGGAGGAGCACGCCGCCGATGCGGAACGACCCCGCCACCTTCCGGAACGCGACCGTGAGCACGAGGAAGTTCACCGTGGCCGCGGCGGCGGTGCCGAGTGCGAGCCCCTTGTACGAGAGGTACGGGAAGAGCGTGACGTTGAGGAGCACGTTCGCTCCGACCGCGGAGAGCGACGCGATCACCGGGATTCGCGAGCGGTCGAGGGCGTAGAACGCCGGCGCGACGACCTTCACCGCGGAGTAGGCGTAGAGGCCGGTGGCGTACATCAGCGTGGCCCACGCGGTGGCTACCGTGTCCTCCGGCGTGAAGCGGCCGTGCTGGAAGAGGAGCCGCACGATCGGCTCGCGCAGGGCGAGGAGGCCCGCCATCGACGGCACGGTGAGGAAGGCGACGAGGCGCAGGCCCTGGGCGAGCGTGGCCTGCATCCCCGGCAGATCCCGCTCGGCGGCGCGCTTGGCGAGGCCGGTGGTGGCGATGGTCGCGACGGCCACGCCGAAGACGCCGATGGGGAGCTGCATCAGGCGGAAGGCGTAGTTCAGCCACGCCGGCGCGCCCGGCACCTGCGACGCGAAGATGGTGTTGACGAAGATGTTCACCTGGGTCGCGGCGAGGCCCACGGTGGCGGGCGCCATCAGCTTCCCGATCCGGCGCAGGCCCGGCTCGGCCCAGTCGAGGGCGGGGCGCAGCCGGAAGCCGGTGCGGAAGAGCGCGGGGAGCTGCACGCCGAGCTGCGCCGCGCCGCCGGCGAGGGTGAAGATCGACCAGCCGATCACCGCCTCCTCCTCGCGGAAGCCCGCGACGAAGAGGAAGACGCCGCCGGCGATCGCCGCGACGTTGAACATCGCGGAGGCGAAGGCCGGCGGGCCGAACTTCTCCTCCGCGTTGAGCTGGCCCATCGCCACCGCCGCGAGCGACACCAGCGGCAGGAAGGGGAACATGATCCGCGTGCAGAGCGCGGCCAGCTCCTGCTTGCCCGAGACCTCGGCGAAGCCCGGCGCGAGGAAGGCAACGATCTGGGGCGCGAAGAGGATCCCGAGGAGGGTGAGGATCCCCACGACCACCAGCAGCGCGCCGATCACCACGTTGGCGAGGCGCACCGCGTGCTCGCGGCCGCGGTTTTTCACAGCATCGGCGAAGGTAGGGACGAAGGCGGCGGAGAGCGCCCCTTCCGCGAAGAGATCCCGCAGGAGGTTCGGGATGCGGAAGGCGACGACGAAGGCGTCGGCGAAGGCGCTGGCGCCGAGGAGCGCGGCGAAGAGCTGCTCGCGCACGAGGCCCAGGAGGCGCGAGAGCATCGTCGCCGCCGACACGAGCAGGGCCTTGGCGCCCATCCGAGACGCGGCGCCCTTCGCCGGGGGCGAGAGCGCGGCTTCGGCCTGTGGGGATCGCATGGGCTCGGAGGTCATCGCGGAAGGTGCGGGAGCAGGATCACGCGGCGGAGAATGCCAAAACCGTGGGCCCGCCGCCATTCGTCACGAGCGAGCGGGGCCTCGCCCGCCAGAAGCCGGGACGGGATCAGCGCGCGGCGGCACGCTCGGCCGTGCGCTCCTCGCCATCCTCGAGGAAGCGCCGCGGGACGTCGGCCTCGACAAAGACGCGGAAGACCTCGGCGTCGAGCTTTCCGGACCGTACGTCCGCCGAGAGGATCTCCAGGGCGTCGTCGTGGGAGACGGAGCGCTTGTACGGTCGATCGCTCACCGTGAGCGCGTCGTAGATGTCGGCGATCGCCATCATCCGGGCCTCGAGGCCGATCTCCTGGCCGGCCTTGCCCAGCGGGTAGCCCGTGCCGTCCAGCTTCTCGTGGTGCCCGCAGGCGATCTCGGGGATGCGCCGCAGCGAGCGCGTCCAGGGGATCTGCTTCAGGAAGCGATAGGTATGGCTGACGTGGCTCTCGATCTCGAGGCGCTCGGCGGGCGAGAGCGAGCCCTTCGGGATCGAGAGGAGCTCGACCTCCTGCGCAGAGAGCAGCGTCTGCGGGAGGCCGTCGGGTCCGAGGAAGCTCAGGGCCGCGAGCTGCGCGAGAGGGGCGGAGATCCCGGCAGGGAGGACGGTCGGCCGGTTGCAGCGACGCACCAGCTCCCGGGCCGCTTCGAGCTCCCGCAGCTTCGCCGAGAGGATCGCCTCCTCGTCCATGAGCACGGGATCGAGCCGCTCCCCCGCCGCGAGGCGATCCCGCTGCCGCCGCAGGGACTCGGCCTCGAAGCTCTTGCGGGCGTAGTCGAAGCGGTGTTCCACGAGCGTGAGCTCGTGGGGATGGAACTTGTTGGCCTTCATCAGCACGTGCTCGCGCACGCCGACCTTGCCGAAGTCGTGGAGCAGCGCCGCGTAGCGGAGCTCCATCCGCTGATCCGGCGAGAACACGATGCCGGCGAAGGGGCCGCGCCCGTCGCGCTCAACCGCGTCGGCGAGGGCGAGGGTGAGACGTGCGACCCGCTCCGAGTGGCCCGCCGTGGTGGAATCCCGCGACTCGATCGCGACCACGGAGGCCTTCACGAAGCCCTCGAAGAGCTGATGGATCTCCTCGTGGAGGAGCGCGTTCTCCACCGCCGAGGCCGCCTGGCCGCCCAGCGCGAGGAGCAGCTCCTCGTCCTCGTCCGAGAAGGGGACGCCGCCCGCCTTGTTCAGCGCCTGGATGACGCCCGCGACGTCACCATCGGTGTTGAACATGGGCACACAGAGCAGCGAGGTCGTGCGGTAGCCCGTGGAGAGATCCACGGCGCGGTTGAAGCGCGAATCGGCGTAGGCGTCGGGGAGGTTGATCGGGCGACGGGTCCGCGCGGTGGCACCTGCGATGCCCACGCCCAGCGGGACCCGGATCCGGGGCGACGGGCCCATGCCCTGGGCGACCTTGGAGTAGAGGACCTTCTCCTCGCGATCCACGAGGAAGAGCGAGCAGCGATCGGCGTCCACCACCCTGCCGGCCTCGCGCACGATCATCCGTAGGAGCGCATCGAGGTCGCGCTGGGCGACCATCGCCTTCGCGACGTCGAGGATCGACGTCAGCTTGTCGATGCGGCGCTGGGGTCCGTCCACTCGGGGGCCTTCCTTCGGGTTCTCCCGTGCGATTCATACCACGCCCGATCCTCGCGGCGCGAACGGGTCCGGTTGCAGCCGATGGGCGTCACACCAGGTTTCTGCGATCCATTGATTTGACCACAAATGATCTTTATGGAAGCCTGTCTTCCATGAGCCATTTCATTCCTGCGAAAGCACCATTGCGATCCCTCTTCTTCTTGATCTCCATCCTTGCGCTGGCCTCCTGCAGCAGCAGCGATTCGAAGACCGGCGACGACGGCGCGGCGGGCCACGGTGGCCACGGCGGCACGGCTGGCTCCGGCGGTGACGACGGCACGGCCGGCTCCGGCGGCGACGACGGCACGGCTGGCTCCGGCGGCGAAGACGGCACGGGCGGCACCGGCGGCGACGACGGCACTGGAGGCACCGGCGGCGACGACGGTGAGGCCGGTTCCGGCGGCGAGGAGCACGGCTGCCGCGAGCCCGGCCCCGCCGATCGCGAGCGCATCGTGGTCGTCGGCGTCAAGGGCTCCCCGGTCATCGAGGGTTCATTCGACCACTACCAGGTCCTGCGCCTGACCGAGGACGGCGCCCTCGAGGCCACCGGCAAGATCTTCGAGATGGGCCAGCCCTCGGATGACCCCATCGTCTTCACGCCCGACGGCAAGCTCGGCTTCGCGCCCCAGTCCAACGGCACCGTCGGCGTCTTCCGCGTCGCGGATGACGGCGAGATCGAGGTCCTCGACCCGGCACTCGGCGCCGGCCGGTTCTACGCCGGCCAGCTCGTGATGTCGCCCGCCGGTGACCACCTCTTCGTCAACGACGTGAATTGGCCCGACAACGGCGGCGGCCTCTACCGCGTCGATATCGGCTGCGACGATTCCCTGACCATCGCCGGCCGGATCATCGCAAGCAAGTCGGCGCGCGGTCTCGTTCTCCTCCCCGGCGACGAGGCGATCTTCGGAGCCCGCGAGGTGGACGGCTTCGAGCCCCACGACATCTTCCGCGTCTCCCTCGCCGACCCGGCTGCGACGATCGCGGGCCTCGACCTCTTCCCCTACTCGCCGGACGACTGGTCCTTCGCCTGGATCTCGTCGATGGGCCTGATGCCCGACGGCAAGCACCTGCTGGTCGGCGACAACAACGAGTACACCGAGCTCCCGAACAGCGTCGCGATCGTCGAGGTCGGCGAGACGACCCTCGAGCACAAGGGCGCCATCGAGATCGAGGATCCCTACTCGATGGCCACCTCGCCGTTCGGTGACGCGGCGATTGTCGTCTCCGGCTACGGCGACAACGTCTTCGTCCTCGACTACGACGCGACGGCCGACGTGCCGTTCGCGCTTCGTGGCGCGGTCGAGTACGTGGGCGGGCGGCCCCAGGTCCCCGGCAAGCTCGCCATGGTCGCGCGCGGCTCCCAGCAGGGTCGGGTGCTGATCCCCGACGTTCGCGGCCTCTTCCAGGTCAAGTTCGGCGAGAGCGCCACCGTGACGGACCTCGGGCTTTTCCGGCTCGAGCGCATCCCGTCCAACGTGGGCGTGCAGCCGTAACGGCTCCGTGATCAGCGGAGCCAGGCTCTGGCTCCGCGACCACTCCCTTTTCCCCCGCTTGGGCTCGTCCCACGCGGGGGTTTTTCGTTTCAGGCGACCGCGAGCGGGATCCGGATCGAGAAGATCGTGCCGACCTGCGCACCGCTCTGCGCCTCGAGCGTCCCGCCGTGGGCTTCGACGATCCGGCGCGCCAGAGTGAGACCGAGGCCGAGGCCGCCGGTCTTCCGGGTCCGGCTGCGGTCGGTGCGGAAGAAGGGCGAGAAGATCCACGGCAGGTCGAATCCGTCGATCCCGATCCCGCGATCCTGCACGGTGAGCTCGAGGAAGCTCCCTTCCCCCCGCAGCTCGACGATCACCTCGTCGTCCGAGTACTTGCGCGCGTTGTCGACGAGGTTGTCGAGCGCGCGGCGCAGGAGCATGGGATCGGCCGCGATCGCCGCAGGGATCCCTTCGCCGATTCGAACCTCCAGCGTCCGCTCCGGATACGCCGCGCGGAAACGCTTCGCGGAGAGCTCCACCAGCTCGCGCGGATCGATCGTCTCCGGCCGCAAGGGCGGCGCGCCGCTGGTGCCGAGGTCCATCCGGGCCACCAGGAGCACGTCCTCGATCAGGCGGTCGAGCTCGACGAGATCGGAGCCGATCTCCTCCAGGTAGCGGCGCGCCTCGGGCAGATCGCCCTCCTGCGCGAGCTCGAGCGCCACCCGGATCCGCGCGAGCGGCGTGCGCAGCTCGTGAGACACGTTGGCGAGGAGCTCCTTCTCGCTGCGCACCAGGATCTCGAGCCTCTCCGCCATCTCGTCGAGGGCGACCGCGAGGATGCCGACCTCGTCCTCGCGACGCAGGCCGCTGCGCACGTCGAGGTGGCCCTGCCCGAGCTGCTCGGCGGTGGCGGTGAGCCGCTCCAGCGGCGCCGCGATCGAGCGGGCGAAGGGGAAGGACACCAGCGCGAGCACCACGAGGATCGCCCCGAGGATCGCGGCGGGGCGCTCGAGGGGGACATCGGGTCTGGGGAGCCTCGCGACCAGGTAGGCGCTCGACCCGGGGATGGCTGCGGCGAGGACCGGCATCGGCGGCTCGTCGTCCTCCACGCGGATCGCGCCCTTCGCGAGGCTCAGGACCTGGCTCGCGCTCAAGGGTTCGATCGCTGGCTCCTCGGTGGTGCCCAGCCGGGTGCCGTCGTCGTCGTAGACCGAGAGCTCCATGCGGAGGCTCTCGCCGGCGCGGAGGAGCTCCCGCCGGAGCAGGTCGGGATCGTTCAGGGAGGGCCCGAGGCCCTCGGCCACGTAGGCCGTGAGCCGGCGCGGAAGATCGCGCCGAGGGCCCTCCCGCCCCATCGCCGAGCCCACCAGGGCCGTGGCCAGGCCAGCCGAGATCAGCAGGAACGAGCCGAAGAGGTAGACCCGCCAGAAGAGGCGCCGCCGGGGCGCGGCGCCGGTACGTTCGCCGTGCCCGCCCGAAGCGTTAGCTGGGACGCTCACGGCGCGTCCTCGGAAGCCGCGAGCACGTAGCCGACGCCTCGCACGGTCTTCAGCCAGCGCGGGCTGCGGGCGTCGTCGCCGAGCTTGTGGCGCAGCCGCGACACGTGCACGTCGATCGAGCGATCGAAGGCCTCCTCGGCGCTGCCCTTGGCCAGGTCGAGGAGCTGCTCACGGGAGAGCACCCTGCCCGCCCGCTCGGCGAGGGCGTGGAGCAGCGTGAACTCGTACGAGGTGAGCTCGAGGTCGGCGCCGCGGAGGCGGGCGCTCCTGGCGGCGGGATCGAGGCGAAGCGAGCCGACCTCCACCACGCGCAGCGCAGGGCCCGCCTGTCCCCTCGCTCGGCGGACGAGGGCCCGGATCCGGGCGAGGAGCTCCCGTGGCGAGAAGGGCTTGGCGAGGTAGTCGTCGGCGCCCAGCTCGAGGCCGATGATCCGATCGGCCTCCTCGCCACGGGCGGTGAGGAAGATCACCGGCACGTCGGAGCGAGACCGGAGCTCCCTGCAGATCTCCAATCCGTCCCGGCCCGGGAGCATCAGGTCGAGGAGGATCACGTCGTAGCGGCGAGCGAGCGCTTCGCGCAGGCCCTTCTCGCCGTCGGCGAGCCACGAGACGACGATCCCGTGGCCGCCGAGGTAGCCGGAGAGGAGGCGCGCGAGCTTCTCGTCGTCCTCCACGAGGAGGGCGGTGACGGCGGGCTCGGCGCCGACTGGGAGGGCCTTGTCCATCATGCGAAGGCTCCAACAAACTCCGAGGCGCTACTCCTTCGCTCCACCGTGCCGGAAGTGGCCGCGGCCGCCGCGCTCGAAGCGCTCCTCGAGCAGCTGGCCGACCTGGGCCCGCTGCGCCGGGGTGAGGATCCCGTGGACCTCGATCATCGCGTCGGCCATCCGGTTGGCGAAGACCCTGCGGGCCTCGGCCTTCTGGTCGATCTTCGCATGGATCGCCGCGGCATCGGGGCTCTCCTCGCTCCAGACGGAGAGGAGCTCGCGGGGGCCGCCATCCCGCTCAGGACGCTCGCTCCAGAGGCGCTCGGCGATCCCGTTGATCCGGGATCGTTGCTCGGGCGTCGCCTCGACCTTGGTGAGGATCTTGTCCAGCCGCGCAAAGATCTTGGCGTGGGCCTTCTCGGGATCCATGGGCCCGTGGTGGGCGGCCTTGAAGCCCGAGAGGGCGAGGAACGCCGCGAGGCCGAGGCCGGCGGCGATGAGGCTCTTCCTGGTTCTCGTCATTTCGTTCTCCGTCAGGCCCCGGTCCATCCGAGGCGACAGGATGAACGATGCCGGCGCGAGGTTGCGACCGGTTGTGGGTCCCGTGAAGAACTGTGAAGACGAGGGCTCAGCGCGCCGCGGCGGCGCGATCGAGGGCCCCTGCGAGATCGGCCCAGAGATCCTCCGGATCCTCGAGGCCCACGGAGAGGCGCACCAGGGAGTCGGTGATCCCCGCCGCCAGCTTGGCCTCGGGGGCCACCACGCGGTGGGTCATCGAGGCGGGATGCTGGATCAGGGTGTCCACCGATCCGAGGCTCACCGCCGGGGTCGCGAGCTTCACGCTGCGAAGGAGCTCGCACGCCGCGGGGTAGCCGCCCTTCATCTCGAACGAGAGCAGCGAGCCCGGTCCCTTCATCTGGCGGCCGACGAGACCCTCGGGATCGCAGCCGGGGAGCTCCGGGTAGAAGACCTTCTCGATCGCGGGGTGCTCGGCGAGCCGCTTCGCGAGGATCCTCGCGACCTCCTGGGCGGCGCGGACGCGGATCGGCAGGGTCGAGAGGCCGCGGTGGAGCAGATAGCCGCCGAGCGGATGGAGCAGCGCGCCCGTGACCACCCGCATCTGGCGGAGGAGGGTCGCCCACTCCCCGTTGGTGGCGATGACACCGGCGATCACGTCGCCGTGGCCGCCGAGGAACTTGGTGGCGCTGTGGAGCACGAGGGTCGCGCCGTGGGCGATCGGCCGCAGCAGCACCGGCGTCGCGAAGGTGGCGTCGACGGCGACGGGGATTCCCTTCGCCTGCTTCACCACCGCCTCGACGTCGAGGAGCTTCAGCGTGGGGTTCGCCGGGGTCTCCACGTAGATGAGCGAAGTGTCCGGCCGGATGTGGGACGAGATCTCGTCGGGCGCGCTCCAGCTCACCTCCATGCCCAGGAGCCCGCTCGCGATCAGGTGGTCCGCGCTCCCGTACATGGGCCGCACCGCCACCATGTGGCCGCCCCGCTGCTTCGCCGCCATCAGGAGCGCCGTGAGCGCCGCCATGCCGGAGCCGAAGGCGACCGACTCCTCGGCGCCCTCCAGGCGGGCGAGGGCCGACTCGAAGCGGGCCACGGTCGGGTTGTGGAGGCGCGCGTAGACCGAGCCACCGTCGCCGGGCTTCGCGCCCATCGCCATCGAGCCCAGGCTCTCCCCGCCCTGCTCGGGGTCGCTCATCGGGTTGGTCGTCGAGAGGTCGAGCGGCAGGGCGTGGACGCCGAGCTCGGGG
The Vulgatibacter incomptus DNA segment above includes these coding regions:
- the murJ gene encoding murein biosynthesis integral membrane protein MurJ → MRSPQAEAALSPPAKGAASRMGAKALLVSAATMLSRLLGLVREQLFAALLGASAFADAFVVAFRIPNLLRDLFAEGALSAAFVPTFADAVKNRGREHAVRLANVVIGALLVVVGILTLLGILFAPQIVAFLAPGFAEVSGKQELAALCTRIMFPFLPLVSLAAVAMGQLNAEEKFGPPAFASAMFNVAAIAGGVFLFVAGFREEEAVIGWSIFTLAGGAAQLGVQLPALFRTGFRLRPALDWAEPGLRRIGKLMAPATVGLAATQVNIFVNTIFASQVPGAPAWLNYAFRLMQLPIGVFGVAVATIATTGLAKRAAERDLPGMQATLAQGLRLVAFLTVPSMAGLLALREPIVRLLFQHGRFTPEDTVATAWATLMYATGLYAYSAVKVVAPAFYALDRSRIPVIASLSAVGANVLLNVTLFPYLSYKGLALGTAAAATVNFLVLTVAFRKVAGSFRIGGVLLHLGRVLLAAAPCAIAAFAANGAIEHALGTESLLARLSGVGAGIAAGAIVYVVACRLLRVAELAEIGSAFRRRLRRA
- a CDS encoding HD family phosphohydrolase, giving the protein MDGPQRRIDKLTSILDVAKAMVAQRDLDALLRMIVREAGRVVDADRCSLFLVDREEKVLYSKVAQGMGPSPRIRVPLGVGIAGATARTRRPINLPDAYADSRFNRAVDLSTGYRTTSLLCVPMFNTDGDVAGVIQALNKAGGVPFSDEDEELLLALGGQAASAVENALLHEEIHQLFEGFVKASVVAIESRDSTTAGHSERVARLTLALADAVERDGRGPFAGIVFSPDQRMELRYAALLHDFGKVGVREHVLMKANKFHPHELTLVEHRFDYARKSFEAESLRRQRDRLAAGERLDPVLMDEEAILSAKLRELEAARELVRRCNRPTVLPAGISAPLAQLAALSFLGPDGLPQTLLSAQEVELLSIPKGSLSPAERLEIESHVSHTYRFLKQIPWTRSLRRIPEIACGHHEKLDGTGYPLGKAGQEIGLEARMMAIADIYDALTVSDRPYKRSVSHDDALEILSADVRSGKLDAEVFRVFVEADVPRRFLEDGEERTAERAAAR
- a CDS encoding sensor histidine kinase, whose protein sequence is MSVPANASGGHGERTGAAPRRRLFWRVYLFGSFLLISAGLATALVGSAMGREGPRRDLPRRLTAYVAEGLGPSLNDPDLLRRELLRAGESLRMELSVYDDDGTRLGTTEEPAIEPLSASQVLSLAKGAIRVEDDEPPMPVLAAAIPGSSAYLVARLPRPDVPLERPAAILGAILVVLALVSFPFARSIAAPLERLTATAEQLGQGHLDVRSGLRREDEVGILAVALDEMAERLEILVRSEKELLANVSHELRTPLARIRVALELAQEGDLPEARRYLEEIGSDLVELDRLIEDVLLVARMDLGTSGAPPLRPETIDPRELVELSAKRFRAAYPERTLEVRIGEGIPAAIAADPMLLRRALDNLVDNARKYSDDEVIVELRGEGSFLELTVQDRGIGIDGFDLPWIFSPFFRTDRSRTRKTGGLGLGLTLARRIVEAHGGTLEAQSGAQVGTIFSIRIPLAVA
- a CDS encoding response regulator transcription factor produces the protein MDKALPVGAEPAVTALLVEDDEKLARLLSGYLGGHGIVVSWLADGEKGLREALARRYDVILLDLMLPGRDGLEICRELRSRSDVPVIFLTARGEEADRIIGLELGADDYLAKPFSPRELLARIRALVRRARGQAGPALRVVEVGSLRLDPAARSARLRGADLELTSYEFTLLHALAERAGRVLSREQLLDLAKGSAEEAFDRSIDVHVSRLRHKLGDDARSPRWLKTVRGVGYVLAASEDAP
- a CDS encoding Spy/CpxP family protein refolding chaperone, with the translated sequence MTRTRKSLIAAGLGLAAFLALSGFKAAHHGPMDPEKAHAKIFARLDKILTKVEATPEQRSRINGIAERLWSERPERDGGPRELLSVWSEESPDAAAIHAKIDQKAEARRVFANRMADAMIEVHGILTPAQRAQVGQLLEERFERGGRGHFRHGGAKE
- a CDS encoding trans-sulfuration enzyme family protein — protein: MRHSFDTLAIHAGREDLPELGVHALPLDLSTTNPMSDPEQGGESLGSMAMGAKPGDGGSVYARLHNPTVARFESALARLEGAEESVAFGSGMAALTALLMAAKQRGGHMVAVRPMYGSADHLIASGLLGMEVSWSAPDEISSHIRPDTSLIYVETPANPTLKLLDVEAVVKQAKGIPVAVDATFATPVLLRPIAHGATLVLHSATKFLGGHGDVIAGVIATNGEWATLLRQMRVVTGALLHPLGGYLLHRGLSTLPIRVRAAQEVARILAKRLAEHPAIEKVFYPELPGCDPEGLVGRQMKGPGSLLSFEMKGGYPAACELLRSVKLATPAVSLGSVDTLIQHPASMTHRVVAPEAKLAAGITDSLVRLSVGLEDPEDLWADLAGALDRAAAAR